The following proteins are encoded in a genomic region of Streptomyces sp. SLBN-31:
- a CDS encoding SpoIIE family protein phosphatase has translation MAEPVNRGTARRRTVPSPSAELTTALEAIGAGAYVVDDEGRIIAANVLAEQLLAWPAEDLLGHDAHELLHRGPQGQTLPRTQCRMRQAFHDRRPAQADIDYFARADGRLLPISWMITPYEVGADGGRTLIVFHAAEDPLETVPQPEPAAEPMPELERLALLAETTTRLTSTLDTDETLRRLVELVVPRLADWAVVDLISEGDEVWRTVVVHAEDDGTLLHREDLQGPMPPVPQESAMPLSRALRGVASTLADQHTYQQPPDAGIAVEQRRLFDATGMHSAAIAPIRSTRDVLGALTVGRSENPVAFTSAELPLIEDIARRAGLALDNARLYQRQRKVAETMQNHLLPQMPGVPDLQMTVRYLPAPHASQVGGDWYDAFRLSDGSTALAIGDVVGHDLEAAAGMAQVRNMLRAYAWSQQEPPSRIVERLDEAIQHITDVSMATVLFGRLEAAEDGHWRLSWTNAGHPPPLLISRDGLTHYLTEGHGLLLGTGARTTRPDATVTLPPGSTLVLYTDGLVEARGHTLDVGLNRLRQHAAALAHRPLGSFTDQLLRRVRLAENDDDVALLALRTPGHATDWHASGRGR, from the coding sequence ATGGCGGAGCCGGTGAACAGGGGGACCGCACGGCGACGGACCGTGCCGTCGCCGTCCGCCGAGCTGACCACGGCGCTTGAGGCCATCGGGGCCGGGGCGTACGTCGTGGACGACGAAGGACGCATCATCGCCGCCAACGTCCTCGCCGAGCAGCTGCTGGCCTGGCCGGCCGAGGACCTGCTCGGCCACGACGCACACGAGCTGCTGCACCGCGGACCGCAGGGCCAGACCCTGCCGAGGACACAGTGCCGCATGCGCCAGGCGTTCCACGACAGGCGCCCGGCCCAGGCCGACATCGACTACTTCGCCCGCGCGGACGGCAGACTGCTGCCCATCTCCTGGATGATCACGCCGTACGAGGTCGGCGCCGACGGGGGCCGCACGCTCATCGTCTTCCACGCCGCCGAGGACCCGCTGGAGACGGTCCCGCAACCGGAGCCGGCGGCCGAGCCGATGCCGGAGCTGGAACGCCTGGCCCTGCTGGCCGAGACCACCACGCGGCTCACCTCCACGCTGGACACCGACGAGACGCTGCGCCGACTGGTGGAACTGGTCGTGCCCCGGCTGGCGGACTGGGCGGTCGTCGACCTGATCAGCGAGGGCGACGAGGTGTGGCGCACCGTCGTGGTCCACGCCGAGGACGACGGCACCCTGCTCCACCGGGAGGACCTGCAGGGCCCGATGCCGCCGGTCCCGCAGGAATCCGCGATGCCGCTCTCCCGTGCCCTGCGCGGGGTCGCCTCGACCCTGGCGGACCAGCACACCTACCAGCAGCCGCCGGATGCCGGCATAGCGGTCGAGCAGCGCCGCCTGTTCGACGCCACCGGCATGCACTCCGCGGCCATCGCCCCCATCCGCAGCACACGCGACGTGCTGGGCGCCCTGACGGTGGGCCGCTCCGAGAACCCGGTGGCCTTCACCTCGGCCGAGCTCCCCCTGATCGAGGACATCGCCCGCCGTGCCGGTCTCGCGCTGGACAACGCCCGCCTCTACCAGCGTCAGCGCAAGGTCGCCGAGACCATGCAGAACCATCTGCTGCCCCAGATGCCGGGCGTGCCGGACCTGCAGATGACGGTCCGCTATCTGCCCGCGCCGCACGCCTCGCAGGTGGGCGGCGACTGGTACGACGCCTTCCGCCTGTCCGACGGCTCCACCGCCCTGGCCATCGGCGATGTCGTCGGCCACGACCTGGAGGCCGCGGCCGGCATGGCCCAGGTGCGCAACATGCTCCGCGCCTACGCCTGGTCCCAGCAGGAACCGCCCAGCCGGATCGTCGAACGGCTCGACGAGGCGATCCAGCACATCACCGACGTCTCCATGGCCACCGTGCTCTTCGGCCGACTCGAAGCGGCGGAGGACGGCCACTGGCGGCTGTCCTGGACCAACGCGGGCCATCCTCCGCCGTTGCTGATCAGCCGCGACGGCCTGACCCACTACCTCACCGAGGGCCACGGCCTGCTCCTGGGCACCGGTGCCAGAACCACGCGCCCCGACGCCACGGTCACCCTCCCGCCCGGCTCCACCCTGGTGCTCTACACCGACGGACTGGTCGAGGCACGCGGTCACACCCTGGACGTGGGCCTGAACCGGCTGCGCCAACACGCCGCCGCCCTCGCGCACCGTCCCCTCGGCTCGTTCACCGACCAGTTGCTGCGCCGCGTCAGGCTGGCCGAAAACGACGACGACGTCGCCCTTCTGGCCCTGCGTACCCCCGGCCACGCGACGGACTGGCACGCCTCCGGCCGCGGGCGGTGA
- a CDS encoding acetyl-CoA synthetase, translating into MISLVLRPRVDDKRWTDVRSSAPVFVVVTGWRLDTDGTAHATLRCAGTRGGTARVTAPAKAPDVAGAARVAFTLDVTVTPYPREG; encoded by the coding sequence GTGATCTCCCTGGTGCTGCGGCCCCGGGTGGACGACAAACGGTGGACGGACGTGCGCAGTTCCGCGCCGGTGTTCGTCGTGGTGACCGGCTGGCGCCTGGACACCGACGGCACCGCGCACGCCACCTTGCGGTGCGCCGGGACCCGGGGCGGCACCGCCAGGGTCACCGCGCCGGCGAAGGCACCGGACGTGGCGGGCGCGGCGCGCGTCGCGTTCACGCTGGACGTGACCGTGACCCCGTACCCGCGAGAGGGCTGA
- a CDS encoding stealth family protein — protein MGTATPHRRTPSRATSAGPAVRRSLEGSALLRAYRRLVPARVRRAVVARTSTAARARMKQYIAVVPSLRHLLGRMRAFGLRCLRPGLYRGPDRAVRLVRDVPKAVITEPDVSPLAARNANAAAVRRALDDAGIDYFCVRGRSHTAAAVAVAAEDRRPVLRALAAACRARPGYVCSLDTRWHERRATRPGFHRAAWRRLALADVIRVTWYHGDPDGRLTLGPKYGCDVEFWPGEGDTLLAPRPNRTADQVPRTDTPVHASDSLFTWLAPADPPLPRVRTRREFARPAPDDIRFPVDVVYTWVDGDDPEWLRRREACTGQGYHEEAANAARYLNRDELRYSLRSLHLYAPWVRTVHLVTDEQTPSWLDVSVPGLRVVSHKDIFDDPSLLPTYNSHAIESQLHHIDGLSEHFLYFNDDVLLGRPTTPQDFFLANGLTKFFPSTALIPQGPPCAEDTPVAAAGKNNRALIEATFGTTISQKMKHTPHALRRSVLYEIEERFPLQHHATAGHRVRSLDDVSIVSSLHHYYAFHTARAVPARLRYAYLDLSHPALAARLGSLLARRDRHVFCLNDTVSQAQDLPDQQALLSWFLKAYFPLPGPYETRS, from the coding sequence ATGGGTACGGCAACTCCCCACAGGCGTACGCCGTCCAGGGCGACGTCGGCAGGACCCGCGGTCCGCCGCAGTCTCGAGGGCTCCGCGCTGCTGCGCGCCTATCGCCGCCTCGTTCCCGCACGGGTCAGACGCGCCGTCGTGGCCCGTACCTCCACCGCGGCCCGCGCCCGGATGAAGCAGTACATCGCGGTGGTGCCGTCCCTGCGGCACCTGCTCGGCAGGATGCGCGCGTTCGGGCTGCGGTGCCTGCGACCGGGCCTGTACCGGGGCCCGGACCGCGCCGTGCGTCTGGTGCGGGACGTCCCCAAGGCGGTGATCACGGAGCCGGACGTCTCACCGCTGGCGGCGCGCAACGCCAACGCGGCGGCGGTGCGCCGCGCTCTCGACGACGCGGGTATCGACTACTTCTGCGTCCGCGGCCGCAGCCACACCGCGGCGGCCGTCGCGGTCGCCGCCGAAGACCGGCGGCCCGTCCTGCGCGCCCTGGCGGCGGCGTGCCGTGCCCGGCCGGGCTACGTCTGCTCCCTCGACACACGCTGGCACGAGCGCAGGGCGACCCGGCCGGGCTTCCACCGTGCCGCCTGGCGACGACTGGCTCTCGCCGACGTCATCCGCGTGACGTGGTACCACGGTGATCCGGACGGCCGACTCACGCTGGGCCCCAAGTACGGCTGCGACGTGGAGTTCTGGCCCGGCGAAGGCGACACGTTGCTCGCCCCGCGCCCCAACCGCACGGCCGACCAGGTGCCCCGCACGGACACCCCGGTGCACGCCTCCGACTCCCTCTTCACCTGGCTCGCCCCCGCCGACCCCCCGTTGCCGCGGGTGCGCACGCGCAGGGAGTTCGCGCGTCCCGCGCCCGACGACATCCGCTTCCCCGTGGACGTCGTGTACACGTGGGTCGACGGCGACGACCCGGAGTGGCTGCGCCGCCGCGAGGCCTGCACCGGGCAGGGCTATCACGAGGAGGCGGCGAACGCGGCCCGCTACCTCAACCGGGACGAACTGCGCTACTCACTGCGCTCCCTGCACCTCTACGCACCCTGGGTGCGCACGGTCCACCTCGTCACCGACGAGCAGACCCCGTCCTGGCTGGACGTGAGCGTGCCCGGTCTGCGCGTCGTCAGCCACAAGGACATCTTCGACGACCCGAGCCTGCTGCCCACGTACAACTCACACGCCATCGAAAGCCAACTGCACCACATCGACGGCCTGTCCGAGCACTTCCTGTACTTCAACGACGACGTCCTCCTCGGCCGGCCCACCACACCCCAGGACTTCTTCCTCGCCAACGGCCTCACCAAGTTCTTCCCCTCGACCGCCCTCATCCCCCAGGGCCCGCCCTGCGCGGAGGACACGCCCGTCGCCGCCGCGGGCAAGAACAACAGGGCCCTGATCGAGGCCACGTTCGGCACCACGATCAGCCAGAAGATGAAGCACACACCGCACGCGCTGCGGCGCAGCGTCCTGTACGAGATCGAGGAGAGGTTCCCGCTCCAGCATCACGCCACCGCGGGTCACCGGGTGCGCAGCCTCGACGACGTGTCGATCGTCTCCTCCCTGCACCACTACTACGCCTTCCACACCGCCCGCGCCGTCCCCGCCCGCCTTCGCTACGCCTACCTCGACCTCTCCCACCCGGCGCTCGCGGCCCGCCTGGGCAGCCTGCTCGCGCGTCGGGACCGCCACGTGTTCTGTCTGAACGACACGGTCTCGCAGGCACAGGACCTGCCGGACCAGCAGGCCCTGCTGTCCTGGTTCCTGAAGGCGTACTTCCCGCTTCCCGGTCCGTACGAGACCCGGAGCTGA
- a CDS encoding SGNH/GDSL hydrolase family protein produces the protein MRTLSTPCLSRRTLMTGVAAGLAAAVAPPARAATAPARFHTAGRVEQAPDGSVRYSWPGVYFEGRFRGTGVGIVLDDADNDYDVSIDGRTAATLVTPGRTTHWIRGLDDAVHSVRIVKRTESPWAAGRFGGFVAAPGGAVLPGPPRRRRQIEFIGDSYTAGYGNLSGTRDCSANGGVNRNSDADQSFGALTAHGLDADYQLNAFSGRGMVRNYNGSSPGTDFRTYYDRALLNAEGDVWHRPPGWRPQVVVIGLGINDFSTPLNPGERWSAAAELVADYETAYHGFLDKLRALYGPRTFLLVSATRLADTTVFAETTRRIVRTRNEQGDDRVRHWYYDGADLDHLGCDWHPSVHDHRIISGLLDDRLAALPLRW, from the coding sequence ATGCGGACGCTTTCGACACCCTGCTTATCCCGCCGGACCCTGATGACCGGCGTCGCCGCGGGCCTGGCCGCCGCGGTGGCGCCTCCCGCGCGGGCGGCCACCGCCCCGGCCCGGTTCCACACCGCGGGCCGGGTCGAGCAGGCACCCGACGGTTCCGTCCGGTACTCGTGGCCCGGCGTCTACTTCGAGGGAAGGTTCCGCGGCACCGGCGTCGGCATCGTCCTCGACGACGCCGACAACGACTACGACGTGTCGATCGACGGAAGGACCGCGGCCACCCTCGTGACCCCCGGCAGGACCACCCACTGGATCCGGGGCCTCGACGACGCCGTGCACAGCGTGCGGATCGTCAAACGGACCGAAAGCCCGTGGGCCGCGGGCCGGTTCGGCGGCTTCGTCGCCGCCCCCGGAGGCGCGGTCCTCCCCGGCCCCCCTCGCCGGAGACGGCAGATCGAGTTCATCGGCGACTCGTACACCGCCGGCTACGGCAACCTCTCCGGTACGCGCGACTGTTCGGCCAACGGCGGAGTCAACCGCAACAGCGACGCGGACCAGTCCTTCGGCGCCCTCACCGCCCACGGCCTCGACGCCGACTACCAGCTCAACGCCTTCTCCGGCCGGGGCATGGTCCGCAACTACAACGGCAGCAGCCCGGGCACCGACTTCCGCACCTACTACGACCGTGCCCTGCTGAACGCCGAGGGCGACGTGTGGCACAGGCCGCCCGGATGGCGGCCGCAGGTCGTCGTGATCGGGCTGGGCATCAACGACTTCTCCACCCCGCTCAACCCGGGCGAGCGCTGGAGCGCGGCTGCCGAACTCGTCGCCGACTACGAGACCGCCTACCACGGCTTCCTCGACAAACTGCGGGCCCTGTACGGTCCCAGGACGTTCCTCCTGGTCAGCGCCACCCGACTCGCGGACACCACGGTGTTCGCCGAGACGACCCGACGGATCGTGCGAACCCGCAACGAGCAGGGCGACGACCGGGTCCGCCACTGGTACTACGACGGCGCGGACCTGGACCACCTGGGCTGCGACTGGCACCCCTCGGTCCACGACCACCGGATCATCTCCGGTCTGCTCGACGACCGGCTCGCCGCTCTTCCGCTGCGCTGGTAG
- the ctaD gene encoding cytochrome c oxidase subunit I produces MVAVAGQPVGREESRPAWTDWLTTTDHKKIGTLYLVTAFVFFLVGGVMALLMRAELARPGMQIMSQEQFNQAFTMHGSIMLLMFAMPLFTGFANWIMPLQIGAPDVAFPRLNMLAYWLFLFGSSIAAFGFLTPGGAADFGWFLYAPLSDAVHSPGLGADLWIMGVALSGFGSILGAVNFITTIVCMRAPGMTMFRMPIFVWNVLLTAVLILIVFPVLAAALFALEADRKFGAHVFDAANGGALLWQHLFWFFGHPEVYILALPFFGIVSEVIPVFSRKPMFGYMGLIGATIAIAGLSVTVWAHHMYVTGGVLLPFFSFMTFLIAVPTGVKFFNWIGTMWKGSLSFETPMLWTTGFLITFTFGGLTGVILASPPMDFHLSDSYFVVAHFHYTVFGTVVYAMFAGFHFWWPKMTGKMLDERLGKITFWTLTIGFHTTFLVQHWLGAEGMPRRYADYLAADGFTALNTVSTIGSFLLGMSILPFIYNVWKTAKYGKPVGVDDPWGYGRSLEWATSCPPPRHNFASLPRIRSESPAFDLHHPEIAALEAEAVR; encoded by the coding sequence GTGGTCGCCGTGGCGGGACAGCCGGTCGGGCGGGAGGAGAGCCGGCCGGCCTGGACGGACTGGCTGACGACCACCGACCACAAGAAGATCGGGACGCTGTACCTCGTCACCGCCTTTGTGTTCTTCCTGGTGGGCGGCGTGATGGCGTTGCTGATGCGGGCCGAGCTCGCCCGGCCCGGGATGCAGATCATGTCGCAGGAGCAGTTCAACCAGGCGTTCACCATGCACGGTTCGATCATGCTGCTGATGTTCGCCATGCCCCTGTTCACCGGCTTCGCCAACTGGATCATGCCGCTGCAGATCGGCGCCCCGGACGTCGCCTTCCCCCGCCTGAACATGCTGGCCTACTGGCTCTTCCTGTTCGGCTCCTCGATCGCCGCGTTCGGCTTCCTCACCCCGGGCGGTGCCGCCGACTTCGGCTGGTTCCTGTACGCCCCGCTGTCCGACGCGGTCCACTCGCCGGGGCTCGGCGCCGACCTGTGGATCATGGGCGTGGCGCTGTCCGGTTTCGGGTCGATCCTGGGCGCGGTCAACTTCATCACCACCATCGTCTGCATGCGCGCGCCGGGCATGACGATGTTCCGTATGCCGATCTTCGTGTGGAACGTGCTGCTGACCGCGGTGCTGATCCTCATCGTGTTCCCGGTGCTGGCGGCCGCGCTGTTCGCGCTGGAGGCGGACCGCAAGTTCGGCGCGCACGTCTTCGACGCGGCCAACGGCGGGGCCCTGCTGTGGCAGCACCTCTTCTGGTTCTTCGGCCATCCAGAGGTGTACATCCTGGCGCTGCCGTTCTTCGGGATCGTCTCCGAGGTCATCCCGGTCTTCTCCCGCAAGCCGATGTTCGGCTACATGGGCCTGATCGGCGCGACCATCGCGATCGCGGGTCTGTCCGTGACGGTGTGGGCGCACCACATGTACGTCACCGGCGGTGTGCTGCTGCCGTTCTTCTCCTTCATGACGTTCCTCATCGCGGTCCCGACCGGTGTGAAGTTCTTCAACTGGATCGGCACGATGTGGAAGGGGTCGCTGAGTTTCGAGACCCCGATGCTGTGGACCACCGGCTTCCTCATCACCTTCACCTTCGGCGGACTGACCGGCGTCATCCTGGCCTCGCCGCCGATGGACTTCCACCTCTCCGACTCCTACTTCGTGGTCGCGCACTTCCACTACACGGTGTTCGGCACGGTGGTGTACGCGATGTTCGCCGGCTTCCACTTCTGGTGGCCGAAGATGACCGGCAAGATGCTCGACGAACGCCTCGGCAAGATCACCTTCTGGACCCTGACCATCGGCTTCCACACCACGTTCCTGGTGCAGCACTGGCTGGGCGCCGAGGGCATGCCGCGCCGGTACGCCGACTACCTGGCGGCCGACGGCTTCACCGCCCTGAACACGGTCTCCACGATCGGCTCGTTCCTGCTCGGCATGTCGATCCTGCCCTTCATCTACAACGTGTGGAAGACCGCCAAGTACGGCAAGCCGGTCGGCGTCGACGACCCGTGGGGCTACGGCCGTTCGCTGGAGTGGGCCACCTCCTGCCCGCCCCCGCGCCACAACTTCGCCTCGCTGCCCCGGATCCGGTCCGAGTCACCGGCGTTCGACCTTCACCACCCGGAGATCGCCGCTCTCGAGGCCGAGGCGGTGAGGTGA